One Vidua chalybeata isolate OUT-0048 chromosome 22, bVidCha1 merged haplotype, whole genome shotgun sequence genomic region harbors:
- the KLHDC7A gene encoding kelch domain-containing protein 7A has translation MPQRVPSAWHSDMQLPGKLLLSAAALLLLSLAFRFYRNRSPPPGKIPPGEQRENRDGDGALRRRRRDGGDKSGNGPGMRHAALRGEQSFPRNEEEEEEGEEVGLELGLIPREAPLGPARMERELGRKLGRKLGIKSESEAGSDPGSRTGELGSELGKEPGSQPGSKSGNRLGIKLGNNPGSEPRSKLITKPGNESGSEQANELGNKLGIKSGIELGSEQGSEPESKLGNKAGIEVGSELGILLGSDLGSKAGVEVGSEPGILLGSELGSHDPGAVAGARSSPAGTDAAAPSSGRSPGIGDARTEGDGCAQSTEQDPAGAGRSSAGTVRTLSVTSSLGLLLTASEAGSDTSHCFSSVAKIQVEENFIPERRDKHSPPRPGLRGKVYDYFVQSTSESVSRRTSLPFVPAGTSQHCGERGQFEPQSSGTRRDNPALEIPDPDTSSAPQEGTESPPEPPSPGWKGSTPGIAPRLPPPGGVPSTAPEPRQVSPPGQVHLGNCAEVLREAKARQLRALRDAALQVMSAHLLQVLRSPAIYGRLNAGERELLPALRSRGRPRLVVADVPPAEPGHRRGRLCYYDEDGDRWCQLCQLPAEVAGRGCAVCSMFNYLFVVPGWEGAGRARSPSRRVLCYDPLGDSWRDICPLRQARPHCQLLALDGHLYAIGGECLATVERYDPRRDRWAFAAALPGDTFAVAHAAAACHGDIYVTGGTLRSLLLRYDARGDSWATSPAVGDKDRTAELVSAHGFLYRFQLRRGAGGTEVAVSRCSASARLWYRCGSHPLPEPAGLRCAALGGLVHCLGRGFHLRFLADPVSPRFGAKELRPFPAPHGSLLPAVLALPEGGTEPPRP, from the coding sequence ATGCCCCAGCGGGTGCCCTCGGCCTGGCACTCGGACATGCAGCTGCCCGGGAAGCTGCTCCTGTCGGCGGCCgcgctgctgctcctgtccctggccTTCAGGTTTTATAGGAACCGCTCGCCTCCCCCGGGAAAAATCCCGCCGGGAGAGCAGCGGGAAAaccgggatggggatggggctctgaggaggaggaggagggatgggggggACAAATCTGGGAACGGCCCCGGGATGCGGCACGCGGCTCTCCGGGGGGAGCAGAGCTTTCCAagaaatgaggaggaggaggaggaaggagaggaggtgGGTTTGGAGCTGGGGCTGATTCCCAGGGAAGCCCCGCTCGGTCCGGCCAGGATGGAAAGGGAGTTGGGAAGGAAACTGGGAAGGAAGTTGGGAATTAAATCAGAAAGCGAAGCTGGGAGTGATCCTGGGAGCAGGACGGGAGAGCTGGGAAGTGAGCTGGGAAAAGAGCCGGGAAGTCAGCCTGGAAGCAAGTCGGGAAACAGGCTGGGAATCAAGCTGGGAAATAATCCAGGAAGCGAACCAAGAAGTAAATTGATAACGAAGCCAGGAAATGAGTCGGGAAGTGAGCAGGCAAACGAGCTGGGAAATAAATTGGGAATTAAGTCAGGAATCGAGCTGGGAAGTGAGCAGGGGAGCGAACCAGAAAGCAAGCTGGGAAACAAGGCAGGAATTGAAGTGGGAAGTGAGCTGGGAATTCTGCTGGGAAGTGATCTTGGAAGCAAGGCAGGAGTCGAGGTGGGAAGTGAGCCGGGAATTTTGCTGGGAAGCGAGCTGGGCTCTCACGACCCCGGGGCCGTGGCCGGAGCCCGGAGCAGCCCCGCGGGGACGGACGCAGCTGCCCCGAGCTCCGGGCGTTCCCCAGGGATTGGCGATGCCCGGACAGAGGGGGATGGATGTGCCCAGAGCACGGAGCAGGATCCGGCTGGAGCCGGGAGGAGCAGCGCGGGGACAGTCCGGACCCTCAGCGTCACctccagcctggggctgctgctgacGGCGAGCGAGGCGGGCTcggacacctcccactgcttCTCCTCGGTGGCCAAGATCCAGGTGGAGGAGAACTTCATCCCAGAGCGCCGGGACAAGCACAGCCCGCCCAGGCCTGGCCTGCGGGGCAAAGTCTACGACTACTTCGTGCAGTCCACCTCCGAGTCGGTGTCCAGGCGGACGTCCCTGCCCTTCGTCCCTGCGGGGACATCCCAGCACTGCGGGGAGCGGGGCCAGTTCGAGCCGCAGAGCTCCGGAACCCGGCGGGACAATCCAGCTTTGGAAATTCCTGATCCCGACACCTCCTCAGCTCCACAGGAGGGCACGGAGAGCCCTCCAGAGCCACCTTCTCCCGGCTGGAAAGGCAGCACCCCGGGGATCGCCCCCCGGCTCCCGCCGCCCGGTGGAGTTCCATCTACGGCTCCTGAGCCGCGCCAGGTGTCACCTCCCGGCCAGGTGCACCTGGGGAACTGCGCCGAGGTTCTGCGCGAGGCCAAGGCGCGGCAGCTGCGGGCCCTGCGGGACGCGGCGCTCCAGGTGATGAGCGCCCACCTCCTGCAGGTGCTGCGCTCCCCGGCCATCTACGGCCGCCTCAACGCCGGCGAGCGGGAGCTGCTCCCGGCGCTCCGGAGCCGCGGGCGGCCGCGCCTCGTGGTGGCCGATGTCCCCCCGGCCGAGCCCGGCCACCGCCGCGGCCGCCTCTGCTACTACGACGAGGACGGGGACCgctggtgccagctgtgccagctgccgGCCGAGGTGGCCGGGCGGGGCTGTGCCGTGTGCTCCATGTTCAATTACCTGTTCGTGGTCCCCGGCTGGGAGggcgcgggccgggcgcggAGCCCCTCCCGCCGCGTGCTCTGCTACGACCCCCTGGGCGACAGCTGGCGCGACATCTGTCCCCTGCGCCAGGCGCGGCCgcactgccagctgctggccctggacGGCCACCTCTACGCCATCGGGGGCGAGTGCTTGGCCACCGTGGAGCGCTACGACCCCCGGCGGGACCGCTGGGCCTTCGCCGCCGCCCTGCCCGGGGACACCTTCGCCGTGGCCCACGCGGCCGCCGCGTGCCACGGGGACATTTACGTCACCGGGGGCACCCTGCGCTCGCTGCTGCTGCGCTACGACGCCCGCGGGGACAGCTGGGCCACCAGCCCGGCCGTCGGCGACAAGGACAGGACGGCCGAGCTGGTGAGCGCCCACGGGTTCCTGTACCGCTTCCAGCTGCGGCGCGGCGCCGGCGGCACCGAGGTCGCCGTGTCGCGGTGCAGCGCCAGCGCCAGGCTGTGGTACCGCTGCGGCAGCCACCCCCTGCCCGAGCCGGCCGGGCTGCGCTGCGCCGCCCTGGGCGGCCTCGTCCACTGCCTCGGCCGCGGGTTCCATCTCCGCTTCCTGGCCGACCCCGTCTCGCCGCGCTTTGGGGCCAAGGAGCTGCGGCCCTTCCCGGCGCCCCACGGGAGCCTCCTGCCCGCGGTCCTGGCGCTGCCCGAGGGGGGCACGGAGCCACCGCGGCCCTGA
- the IGSF21 gene encoding immunoglobulin superfamily member 21: MRAMSPLPLWLLLWHLRHPALAYLTVSIEPLPPVVVGDAVTLKCNFKTDGKMREIVWYRVTDGGTIKQKIFTFDAMFSTNFSQMENYRKREDLVYQSTVRLPEVRISDNGPYECHVGIYDRATREKVVLASGNVFLNVMAPPTSISVLAADTPAPFSRYQAQNFTLVCVVSGGKPAPLVYFKRDGEPIEATPLPEPPAGASSWAPRNLLHRDLDDTKVPKSLAAEGELGMGNPFPTADPPRGLAAERDSVTESIPETVVSREFPRWVHMAEPIYYFRHTHAPVSDGTVEARATLTWTLNPQIDNEALFSCEVKHPALSMPMQSEVTLVAPKGPKITMTPTRARVGDTVRILVQGFQNEVFPEPLFTWTRVGSRLLDGSAEHDGKELVLERVPAELNGSMYRCTAQNPLGSTDTHTRLIVFENPNIPRGPEDSNGSLPGHRGFRFVLALTLTVILELT, translated from the exons CTTATCTGACCGTCAGCATCGAGCCCCTGCCTCCGGTGGTGGTGGGAGACGCCGTGACCCTGAAATGCAACTTCAAAACCGACGGGAAAATGCGGGAGATCGTCTGGTACCGG GTCACTGACGGCGGCACCATCAAGCAGAAGATCTTCACCTTCGATGCCATGTTTTCCACCAACTTTTCCCAGATGGAAAACTACCGGAAGCGGGAAGACCTCGTTTACCAATCCACCGTGCG CCTTCCCGAGGTCCGGATTTCGGACAACGGTCCCTACGAGTGCCACGTGGGGATCTACGACCGAGCCACGCGGGAGAAGGTGGTCCTGGCCTCCGGGAATGTGTTCCTGAATGTGATGG ctccccccACGTCCATCTCGGTGCTGGCCGCGGACACCCCAGCACCCTTCAGCCGCTACCAGGCGCAGAACTTCACCCTGGTGTGCGTGGTGTCCGGCGGGAAGCCCGCGCCACTG GTGTACTTCAAGCGGGACGGGGAGCCCATCGAGGCCACCCCGCTGCCGGAGCCGCCGGCCGGCGCCAGCAGCTGGGCCCCCCGGAACCTCCTGCACCGCGACCTGGACGACACCAAGGTGCCGAAATCCCTGGCGGCCGAGGGcgagctgggaatgggaaacccCTTTCCCACGGCGGATCCGCCGCGGGGGCTGGCGGCCGAGCGGGATTCGGTGACGGAAAGCATTCCCGAGACGGTGGTGAGCCGGGAATTCCCGCGCTGGGTGCACATGGCCGAGCCCATCTATTACTTCCGGCACACGCACGCGCCCGTCAGCGACGGCACCGTCGAGGCCCGGGCCACGCTCACGTGGACCCTGAACCCCCAAATCGACAACGAGGCCCTGTTCAGCTGCGAGGTCAAGCACCCGGCGCTCTCCATGCCCATGCAGTCCGAGGTCACGCTAG TTGCTCCCAAGGGTCCGAAGATCACGATGACCCCGACGAGGGCGCGCGTGGGGGACACCGTGCGGATCCTGGTGCAGGGCTTCCAG aacGAGGTGTTCCCAGAGCCGCTGTTCACGTGGACGCGGGTGGGCAGCCGGCTCCTGGACGGCAGCGCGGAGCACGACGGgaaggagctggtgctggagcgGGTCCCGGCCGAGCTCAACGGCTCCATGTACCGCTGCACCGCCCAGAACCCGCTGGGCTCCACCGACACCCACACGCGCCTCATCGTCTTCG AAAATCCGAATATTCCCAGAGGACCAGAAGACTCCAACG gtTCACTTCCCGGCCACCGCGGCTTCAGATTCGTTTTGGCGCTCACCCTGACAGTGATCCTGGAGCTCACGTGA